Proteins co-encoded in one Setaria viridis chromosome 9, Setaria_viridis_v4.0, whole genome shotgun sequence genomic window:
- the LOC117840941 gene encoding replication factor C subunit 5, translating to MLWVDKYRPKTLDKVTVHDQVAQNLRKLVSEQDCPHLLFYGPSGSGKKTLILALIKQMFGAGAEKVKMENKTWKIDTGTRTLEIELAMLSSAHHVEMNPSDAGFQDRYVVQEVIKEMAKNRPIDAKGKRAFKVLVLNEVDKLSREAQHSLRRTMEKYSASCRLILCCNSSSKVTEAVRSRCLNVRVNAPSEDQIIQVLEIIGKKENLHLPAGFAARIAAQSNRNLRRAILFFETCKVQQYPFASNQVAPPLDWEQYVSEIATDILTEQSPKRLYAVRQKFYELLVNCIPPESILKKLLTELLKKLDADLKHEICHWAAHYEHKMRLGSKAIFHLEAFVAKFMSIYKEFLVATFG from the exons ATGCTGTGGGTGGACAAGTACCGGCCCAAGACCCTTGACAAGGTCACCGTCCACGACCAGGTCGCGCAGAACCTCAGGAAGCTC GTGTCGGAGCAGGATTGCCCGCACCTGCTGTTCTATGGGCCGTCTGGGTCCGGGAAGAAAACCCTAATCCTGGCGCTCATCAAGCAGATgttcggcgccggcgcggagaag GTTAAGATGGAGAACAAGACGTGGAAGATCGAT ACCGGAACAAGAACACTTGAGATAGAGTTGGCGATGTTGTCGAGTGCTCACCATGTGGAGATGAACCCCAGTGACGCAGGCTTTCAGGACAGGTATGTTGTCCAGGAGGTCATCAAAGAGATGGCGAAGAATAGGCCGATTGATGCCAAAGGCAAGAGAGCATTTAAAG TCCTTGTCTTAAATGAAGTTGACAAGCTCTCACGAGAAGCCCAGCATTCCCTCCGTAGGACTATGGAGAAGTATAGCGCATCATGCAGGCTGATCCTATGCTGTAACAGCTCCTCAAAAGTGACAGAGGCTGTAAGGTCCCGTTGCTTAAATGTGCGAGTAAACGCACCTAGTGAAGATCAG ATCATCCAAGTTCTGGAGATCATTGGGAAGAAAGAAAACCTGCATCTTCCAGCTGGATTTGCTGCTCGTATTGCAGCACAATCAAACCGTAATCTGAGACGGGCAATACTGTTCTTTGAGACTTGCAAAGTGCAACA ATACCCATTTGCATCAAATCAAGTGGCACCTCCTCTTGACTGGGAGCAATACGTGTCTGAGATAGCGACTGATATCCTGACAGAACAAAGCCCTAAAAG GCTATATGCTGTACGCCAGAAATTCTATGAATTGCTAGTCAATTGTATCCCACCTGAAAGTATTTTGAAG aagttgttgactGAATTACTGAAGAAATTAGATGCTGATCTGAAACATGAAATCTGTCACTGGGCTGCACACTAT GAGCACAAGATGCGCCTTGGGTCAAAGGCCATTTTTCACCTAGAAG CATTTGTGGCCAAGTTCATGAGCATTTACAAGGAGTTCCTGGTGGCTACATTTGGTTGA
- the LOC117834998 gene encoding glucan endo-1,3-beta-glucosidase 8, with the protein MENLAALRPWLCLLAAMAAAASWSGVARVEALGMNWGTQATHQLPPKIVVQMLKDNGIKKVKLFDADQSTLSALAGTGIEVMVAIPNVLLDRITDYDTAKEWVRHNVSRYNFDGGVTIKYVAVGNEPFLAAYNNTFDKVTFPALQNIQNALDEAGLGDTIKATVPLNADVYMSPTDNPVPSAGRWRPDIADLMTQMVQFLSNHSAPFTVNIYPFISLFLNDNFPVDFAFFDGGATPVLDNGVQYTNVFDANFDTLVAALKASGHGDLPVIVGEVGWPTDGDKHATNVYAQRFYNGLLKRLAANAGTPVRPNQYIEVYLFGLLDEDIKSVAPGNFERHWGILRYDGQPKYPMDLSGQGQNAMLVPAQGVEYLPRTWCVVNTESPNMDKLADNINFACTFADCTALGYGSTCGGMDSNGNASYAFNAFFQMKDQADEACDFQGLARPTQTDPSTNTCNFTIQIATTSAAAGHRRPIGVAAAAAVLLFLAQLTILLH; encoded by the exons ATGGAGAATCTAGCCGCGCTGCGTCCGTGGCTCTGCTTgctggcggcaatggcggcggcggcgtcgtggtcCGGCGTCGCGAGGGTGGAGGCGCTGGGGATGAACTGGGGCACGCAGGCCACGCACCAGCTGCCGCCCAAGATCGTGGTGCAGATGCTCAAGGACAACGGCATCAAGAAGGTGAAGCTGTTCGACGCCGACCAGAGCACGCTCAGCGCGCTCGCCGGCACCGGCATCGAGGTCATGGTGGCCATCCCCAATGTCCTGCTCGACAGGATCACCGACTACGACACCGCCAAGGAGTGGGTCCGGCACAACGTCTCCCGGTACAACTTCGACGGCGGCGTCACCATCAA GTACGTGGCCGTGGGCAACGAGCCGTTCCTGGCGGCGTACAACAACACGTTCGACAAGGTGACGTTCCCGGCGCTGCAGAACATCCAGAACGCGCTGGACGAGGCCGGGCTCGGCGACACCATCAAGGCGACGGTCCCGCTGAACGCCGACGTGTACATGTCCCCGACGGACAACCCGGTGCCGTCGgcagggcggtggcggcccGACATCGCGGACCTGATGACGCAGATGGTGCAGTTCCTGAGCAACCACAGCGCGCCCTTCACGGTGAACATCTACCCGTTCATCAGCCTGTTCCTCAACGACAACTTCCCCGTGGACTTCGCCTTCTTCGATGGCGGCGCGACGCCTGTCCTCGACAACGGCGTGCAGTACACCAACGTGTTCGACGCCAACTTCGACACCCTGGTGGCCGCGCTCAAGGCGTCCGGGCACGGCGACCTCCCCGTCATCGTCGGCGAGGTCGGCTGGCCCACCGACGGCGACAAGCACGCCACCAATGTCTACGCGCAGCGGTTCTACAACGGCCTCCTCAAGCGGCTCGCTGCCAACGCCGGCACCCCCGTCCGGCCCAACCAGTACATCGAGGTCTACCTGTTCGGGCTCCTCGACGAGGACATCAAGAGCGTGGCCCCCGGCAACTTCGAGCGGCACTGGGGCATCCTCCGCTACGACGGGCAGCCCAAGTACCCGATGGACCTGTCGGGGCAGGGGCAGAACGCGATGCTGGTGCCGGCGCAGGGGGTGGAGTACCTGCCCCGGACGTGGTGCGTCGTCAACACGGAGTCGCCCAACATGGACAAGCTCGCGGACAACATCAACTTCGCGTGCACCTTCGCCGACTGCACCGCGCTGGGGTACGGCTCGACGTGCGGCGGCATGGACAGCAACGGCAACGCGTCCTACGCCTTCAACGCCTTCTTCCAGATGAAGGACCAGGCGGACGAGGCGTGCGACTTCCAGGGGCTCGCCAGGCCCACGCAGACGGACCCCTCCACCAACACCTGCAACTTCACCATACAGATCGCCAccacctcggcggcggcgggtcaccGGCGGCCGATCGGcgtggccgccgctgccgccgtgctGCTGTTCTTGGCGCAGCTGACGATCCTGCTGCATTAG